A single Cottoperca gobio chromosome 5, fCotGob3.1, whole genome shotgun sequence DNA region contains:
- the LOC115007706 gene encoding sorting nexin-6 isoform X1, translated as MMEEVKEVTSTLSVDGHNIKVTEVLKDGETLTFLIVSLKLSSTGEYHVDRTYDDFEWLQQHLFSQEDVPGIQGVIFPPLPAKAQVNASAKVMKQLGFLGLEDWQPYSKALETFLRQIATHSILGKNKAVEIFLTSSDPPGRQRVRKNIFNRLSQAVEGMRKEGHKDVDEFFQTERDHNLVLAGGAKTAAERFLDVVQTEQKIAVACGHFSTALHLCVEPGEDLNKQAFSKLCVKLSEVFASMKKNITSVAENNVSTLGLGLDLESRYQEAEKEMLFRRTCKLVELETARRNAEKAKPVKKAAMEEVKKAAETEFDHICGVAKEEIARLQGARVEMLQQALVQWCEKQLLTAKESADQFNQHLQSVRGMAL; from the exons ATGATG gAAGAAGTAAAAGAAGTGACATCTACTCTAAGTGTCGATGGTCATAACATCAAGGTTACAGAGGTGTTGAAGGACGGGGAAACACTTACCTTCCTAATTGTATCTCTAAAG CTGTCCTCGACCGGGGAGTACCATGTGGACCGGACCTATGATGATTTTGAATGGCTGCAGCAGCACCTGTTCTCTCAGGAGGATGTGCCTGGGATACAGGGAGTCATA ttccctcctcttcctgcgaAGGCTCAGGTGAATGCATCTGCCAAGGTCATGAAACAGCTTG gtttccttggTTTAGAGGACTGGCAGCCATACTCTAAAGCACTGGAAACTTTCCTCCGGCAGATTGCTACACACAGCATACTTGGCAAAAATAAAGCTGTGGAGATCTTCCTGACTAGCTCAGAT CCTCCAGGCAGGCAGAGAGtaaggaaaaacattttcaaccGGCTGAGTCAAGCCGTGGAAGGGATGAGGAAAGAAGGCCATAAG gatgTGGATGAGTTCTTTCAAACTGAACGTGATCATAACCTGGTTCTAGCTGGTGGTGCCAAGACTGCGGCTGAG AGATTCCTGGATGTGGTGCAAACTGAGCAAA AAATAGCAGTGGCCTGTGGGCACTTCTCAACTGCTCTGCATCTCTGCGTGGAACCAGGGGAGGATCTCAACAAACAGGCTTTCTCTAA GCTTTGTGTCAAATTATCAGAAGTCTTTGCTTCTATGAAG AAAAATATTACAAGTGTTGCTGAGAACAACGTGAGCACTCTCGGCCTGGGCCTGGACCTGGAGTCACGCTACCAGGAGGCAGAAAAG GAGATGCTCTTCAGGAGAACCTGTAAACTAGTGGAGTTAGAGACTGCCAGAAGGAACGCAGAGAAGGCCAAACCTGTGAAGAAGGCTGCT atggaggaggtgaagaaAGCAGCAGAGACGGAGTTTGATCACATTTGTGGAGTGGCTAAAGAAGAG ATCGCACGGCTCCAGGGTGCGCGTGTGGAGATGTTGCAGCAGGCTCTGGTTCAGTGGTGTGAAAAGCAGCTTCTTACAGCCAAAGAAAGTGCTGACCAGTTCAACCAGCACCTGCAATCCGTTAGAGGGATGGCCTTGTGA
- the LOC115007706 gene encoding sorting nexin-6 isoform X2, translated as MMEEVKEVTSTLSVDGHNIKVTEVLKDGETLTFLIVSLKLSSTGEYHVDRTYDDFEWLQQHLFSQEDVPGIQGVIFPPLPAKAQVNASAKVMKQLGFLGLEDWQPYSKALETFLRQIATHSILGKNKAVEIFLTSSDPPGRQRVRKNIFNRLSQAVEGMRKEGHKDVDEFFQTERDHNLVLAGGAKTAAERFLDVVQTEQKIAVACGHFSTALHLCVEPGEDLNKQAFSKLCVKLSEVFASMKKNITSVAENNVSTLGLGLDLESRYQEAEKEMLFRRTCKLVELETARRNAEKAKPVKKAAVSVTFY; from the exons ATGATG gAAGAAGTAAAAGAAGTGACATCTACTCTAAGTGTCGATGGTCATAACATCAAGGTTACAGAGGTGTTGAAGGACGGGGAAACACTTACCTTCCTAATTGTATCTCTAAAG CTGTCCTCGACCGGGGAGTACCATGTGGACCGGACCTATGATGATTTTGAATGGCTGCAGCAGCACCTGTTCTCTCAGGAGGATGTGCCTGGGATACAGGGAGTCATA ttccctcctcttcctgcgaAGGCTCAGGTGAATGCATCTGCCAAGGTCATGAAACAGCTTG gtttccttggTTTAGAGGACTGGCAGCCATACTCTAAAGCACTGGAAACTTTCCTCCGGCAGATTGCTACACACAGCATACTTGGCAAAAATAAAGCTGTGGAGATCTTCCTGACTAGCTCAGAT CCTCCAGGCAGGCAGAGAGtaaggaaaaacattttcaaccGGCTGAGTCAAGCCGTGGAAGGGATGAGGAAAGAAGGCCATAAG gatgTGGATGAGTTCTTTCAAACTGAACGTGATCATAACCTGGTTCTAGCTGGTGGTGCCAAGACTGCGGCTGAG AGATTCCTGGATGTGGTGCAAACTGAGCAAA AAATAGCAGTGGCCTGTGGGCACTTCTCAACTGCTCTGCATCTCTGCGTGGAACCAGGGGAGGATCTCAACAAACAGGCTTTCTCTAA GCTTTGTGTCAAATTATCAGAAGTCTTTGCTTCTATGAAG AAAAATATTACAAGTGTTGCTGAGAACAACGTGAGCACTCTCGGCCTGGGCCTGGACCTGGAGTCACGCTACCAGGAGGCAGAAAAG GAGATGCTCTTCAGGAGAACCTGTAAACTAGTGGAGTTAGAGACTGCCAGAAGGAACGCAGAGAAGGCCAAACCTGTGAAGAAGGCTGCT GTGTCAGTAACGTTCTACTGA
- the zc3h10 gene encoding zinc finger CCCH domain-containing protein 10, translating into MPDRDSSYLSGGGGGSLGEEGGPGSGLAGGSTEGRGGSGGGGNGSGSMGGGGALGNGNSCGNGGGGGQDSGMALGGVCRDFIRNVCKRGKRCRFRHPDFNEVPDLGVQKNEFIFCHDHQNKECMRSNCRFVHGSKEDEDCYKKSGELPLRLRGKVAARLGLSPMDLPHSRGEVPICRDFLKGECQRGNKCKFRHVKKDYEYEPSRVGGGGVIGPGASGMVNAGGGIGGGGGVACGGMQGLVGGGGGSNMMGMGCPSLGGCRDPGVTGVGGVGAGGMSTCLSINSTGQRRYDRSSVYDPLLESGLFDASSQEVSMDHTALQLKRRRLEGLRLADVSGGVHYELGVHATLPPRPLEYRFLEEENSLLRKRVEELKKQVSNLIATNEVLLDQNAQFRHTKVMTMSSTVPTEQILLPPMGAIGSYNHSIAQTHTTLSSAGLQPRAVIQQDLVVSTGAPSAPPTISVPPTAPLPHLNPEITPLSAALVQTIAQGMVPSVSMAPVAVSVAPVAVSMTGITMSHATSPMVSYPIVSQSMRITTLPH; encoded by the exons ATGCCTGACCGGGACAGCTCCTACCTGTCAGGTGGCGGTGGTGGTAGTCTGGGTGAGGAAGGAGGACCTGGGTCTGGTTTGGCAGGGGGCTCGACGGAGGGCAGAGGAGgctcaggaggaggaggcaacGGCTCTGGAAGCATGGGGGGAGGAGGAGCGCTTGGAAACGGCAACAGTTGTGGGAATGGTGGCGGTGGGGGACAAGATTCAGGAATGGCATTGGGCGGTGTCTGCAGAGACTTCATACGCAATGTCTGCAAGAGAGGAAAGCGCTGCCGCTTTAGACACCCAGACTTTAATGAGGTGCCAGACTTGGGAGTGCAAAAAAATGAATTCATCTTCTGTCATGACCATCAGAACAAGGAGTGTATGCGCTCCAACTGCCGCTTTGTCCATGGATCTAAAGAGGATGAAGACTGTTACAAGAAATCAGGAGAGCTACCCCTCAGGCTAAGAGGGAAAGTTGCAGCACGACTGGGCCTGTCCCCCATGGATCTCCCCCATAGCCGTGGGGAAGTCCCTATCTGCAGAGACTTCCTAAAGGGAGAGTGCCAGAGGGGCAATAAGTGTAAATTTCGCCATGTCAAAAAAGACTATGAATATGAGCCTTCCAGGGTTGGAGGGGGTGGTGTTATAGGGCCAGGTGCCAGTGGAATGGTAAATGCTGGGGGAGGCataggtggtggaggaggagttgCCTGTGGAGGAATGCAAGGACTtgtgggaggtggaggtggaagtAACATGATGGGGATGGGTTGCCCCAGCCTGGGTGGTTGCAGAGATCCCGGTGTCACAGGAGTTGGGGGGGTAGGTGCAGGTGGGATGAGCACTTGTCTGTCCATAAATTCTACAGGGCAACGACGTTATGACAGGAGCTCAGTGTATGACCCTCTGCTTGAAAGTGGACTGTTTGACGCGAGCTCACAGGAGGTCTCTATGGACCACACTGCTCTTCAGTTGAAGAGGCGGCGGTTGGAGGGGCTGCGCCTGGCAGATGTGAGTGGAGGTGTGCACTATGAGCTGGGAGTTCATGCCACCTTGCCACCACGTCCTCTGGAGTACAGGTTCCTGGAGGAAGAGAACTCCTTGCTGAGGAAGAGAGTAGAAGAGTTGAAGAAGCAG GTTTCAAATCTCATTGCCACAAATGAAGTTCTTCTGGACCAGAACGCTCAGTTCCGCCACACCAAGGTGATGACGATGTCTTCCACTGTGCCCACTGAGCAGATTCTGCTGCCCCCTATGGGTGCGATAGGTTCCTACAATCATAGCATCGCCCAGACTCACACCACCCTGAGCAGCGCTGGACTGCAGCCTCGGGCTGTCATTCAGCAAGACCTGGTAGTTTCTACCGGCGCCCCTTCAGCGCCCCCGACTATTAGTGTACCACCTACAGCCCCTCTGCCTCACCTCAACCCTGAAATCACCCCCCTCTCAGCTGCCCTTGTACAGACTATTGCCCAGGGGATGGTGCCATCTGTTTCTATGGCACCAGTGGCTGTATCCGTGGCACCAGTTGCAGTGTCTATGACTGGCATCACGATGAGTCACGCCACCAGCCCAATGGTGTCGTACCCTATTGTGAGTCAAAGCATGAGGATCACCACTCTGCCTCACTAA
- the LOC115007709 gene encoding dnaJ homolog subfamily B member 9-like, whose product MAVQGVFHSMQVYVVLLLCFSEALSAATESSRTYYDTLDVEPTATDIQVKKAFRKLAVKYHPDKNKSTDAEKTFREMAEAYTVLSNNEKRRLYDSVGHEAFLKKEASVDPEDEHETSFHFDFEGHDFHDFHDFHDFHDFHDFHDFHDFDDSPFVEESNFHWSFHQEGEEEDDPYEHYSFEGPGFSFYFGDGDGDEDDLYY is encoded by the exons ATGGCAGTGCAAGGTGTTTTCCACTCGATGCAAGTCTACGTGGTCCTGCTGCTGTGCTTTTCTGAAGCCTTGTCCGCTGCAACAGAATCAAGCAGAACTTACTATGATACTCTCGATGTTGAGCCAACAGCAACTGACATCCAGGTGAAGAAGGCTTTCCGCAAACTGGCTGTAAAATATCACCCAGATAAGAACAAGAGCACCGATGCAGAGAAGACTTTCAGAGAGATGGCTGAAG CCTACACGGTGCTCTCCAACAATGAGAAGAGGAGGCTGTATGACAGTGTGGGCCACGAGGCTTTCCTAAAAAAGGAGGCCTCTGTTGACCCTGAGGATGAACATGAGACAAGCTTCCACTTTGATTTTGAAGGCCATGACTTCCATGACTTCCATGACTTCCATGACTTCCATGACTTCCATGACTTCCATGACTTCCATGACTTCGATGATAGTCCCTTTGTGGAGGAGTCAAACTTCCACTGGAGCTTTCATCaggaaggggaggaagaggatgatcCATATGAACATTACAGTTTTGAAGGGCCTGGcttcagcttttattttgggGATGGGGATGGGGATGAAGATGACCTCTACTACTAG